Genomic DNA from Calonectris borealis chromosome 4, bCalBor7.hap1.2, whole genome shotgun sequence:
ACTACTGAATCCAGTGAGTGTACGAGTTATGGCGACTCTAGGTTTTGGGAGGGGCGAGGGAAATATTCTAAACTTTGGGTTTTCTCTGCACTGAACAATGTTGATTATGGGATTTGCTGGTACCACCTAGGGACCAATGCACAACAGAAAAACACAATGTAACACAAATAATTCATAATATATCACTGATAGCTGGGGAGAAGAATGATGAAGACTACTGCTTGCTTTTTGCTCAGATTTTGCAACTGCACACACATATTTGGCCAGTGGTTGCTGCCTTCTTCCATTCTGCACAGTTAGCAGCTTTGGAGTATTTTCTCTCTTGCAGCCCATGCTAGATGTCTTTTCTGCCATTTAGGCCTTAGTTCAGTGAACTTTGCATGGATCTACCCTAAGCACCTCAAACTTTAGCTAGCAAAGGTGCAGCTCCCTAGCATTTATAGATGTGTCAGAGATGTGCTGTATACTTATTTTCCTTGCTAAATTCCAGTTTgcttttagtattattatttgaGATGCATTTTTACCTGTGCTTAAAGTTTAGAGGATATAGGTCCAAGATACTTTGCTCTCATCCGATACCACTCTTCAAGTATGTCAGTACACCTTAACAGTGAAAAGTCCTAAGTTTAAAGGGGCAAGAGAAGTTTTTCACAGAGGGTGTTTCTATTAGGCGGGCTTTTCCtgtcttctttctctcctccagTGGCAGCTAGGTATTGCTGAACTGGAGAACCTGTTGCCAAGCTTTTTTTCAGGTAGTATTTGAAGATGAATGGGAGGAGATGTATTTATGCTTCTCACTGAGCTAACAGCAATTTAAGAGATACTGTTCAAGATAAAAGCCAAATCTACTTTGCTTAAAAGTATGGATGTAACTTTGAATAGTTTCTTTAAGTAACCAAAAAAGGAGCCCCAAAGGGAATTGGGTTTATAAGCTGCAACATCACTTAAAGCACAATACAGATAATTGGGTACAAAAGCACATGTTTGAAATTTCCATGACAAATCACCTGATGTTTGGAATTTGGGATTACAAGTACATCCCATCCTCAACACAGCTCATGAGTCAAGGACTTACGATTCGTATGGATGAGTATCAGCAGACAATCTTCCAGTAGGCACAGCTATAGGAATTTTGGATGGAGACAAATTCCAGTGTTTACTATGACTACAACCTTAAAAGACAACTAGAACTTAAAACGAACTATTATGCAAACTGTTTTTATCACTGACTGACAATATTATATGGCAGGAGATTATTTACCTGGAATGCTCTCCAATTTTCTACGAAGTTCCTCATTTTCTTGTTGCAATGAAATTACCTCCTGCTCTAGCTCTTGACAGCGAGGGCAGtaaccttcttcctcttcctcctcttcctcctctggaaGTGTAGAAGACGATGGGTGACCATGAGATTCAGATGTTGCTGGAGATGTCCATCCACCTAAAGTGTGTACTGGAGAGGTTGAAAGTGGATCCACATCTGCCAAATGGCTAAAATCATTTACTGATGAGGTGTTCTGAGAAGGGAAGCTCCCAGAAAGCAAATAGTTCTGAAGGGAATCGGTAAAAACTCTCAGAAAGGCTGaggtttgttgtttcttttgcatATACTGCATCTCTATGTCTAAAATGTCTGACGTCTGACTATGGACCATTTTCCCAAGCTGACATTGCTCTTGTCTTTCACTATAATTTGGGTTTTCCTGCTTTATACAGGAAATCATGGACTGAGAGTGATTGTTGTCCAGTAGTTTTCCACCACAATTTAAGAGACTTAGAACCCGGCTGCATTGTTGGGCAAAGGCATCCAGAATCATTCGActctctgaaacaaaagaaaagatgaatcaCAGAAACCTAATGCAAAAGGTTACGCCAGTCAGTAGCAGCTAGATGAATGTACACAACCCTTTACAGTagcatgcattttatttctgaacaCATTAAAATTATGGCTTCTGCTTTAATACTTCTGCAACACTGTGATTTAAAACAATCCCGACTTTGCTTCTATATTGAGAGTGCCCTTGTGCCCTTGCTGTTAATCAGAAATGCATTGTGATGATAGTCACTGCTTACTGCCATCTTCTTTCAGAGGGATTAAGAcaggaaaatggggaagaaaatacaaattccATCCAATTTGCTACAAGTACAAGTTCAAGTAAGTATTTCTCTGGAAGCCTGTTTCAGGCTGCTGGTGGGCACTGCCTGTACATTTTTGCAGGACTTTGCACTACACCTTCTTCCtatgccctgctcctccccaacAAGGCTTCCAAGcgttgttttttctccctttcatctTTACTGCACTTGCTTGACAGTGGGCATGGGACACTTCATGTGACCCACTCCCAATTTTATGGACTTTGCTTGTTCCTTTTGCTTTAGGTTCCACGAATGTCCAAGAACAACTCAAGAGTGATAAGCCCAAAACCCTCTTCTTACATCAAGGAAAGGCATCAAATGTACAATGTGAAGCTCCTGTGGTCAGAGGAGGAATTTTTTCTGTCCTGCTGACCTCCTATAAGTTTGTGGGTAGGCCAGTATCATGCAGTGGAGAGCAGTGCAGAGTTCTTCAAGCTGCTCTGGACATAATCAGAAAACTCTACGTGGGGCTGTGCAGCAGTTTCTGGAGGCAGCAGCTCGGCTCTGGAAGCAGGATAAGGATGCCAACCTGCACCTAGTCAGCCTTCCCTCTAATGATGGGAGGCGTCACGTCTCAGGGAGCAATAGCAGCTACAACCTAAACCTCCATAGTAGGATGGTTCATTTCTGAGCGTCTACGTATGTAGTGTCAAGCTGCTGTAACAGTTCTTGGACCCAGATGGAAAACGACCAAGACACTTGGCTCTGATTTACGGTATGACCTGTTAGGTTCCCTgacaaaaataattcctgtttaaaaatttttAGCTTATTCACAGCTGAGTTCCTCTAGGTGCCTAAAAAGATGTAACTAACATTCtgcatgagattaaaaaaaaaaaaaagagtggtagATTTAAGCGCTGCCAATTTTGGAGAGCTCTTCTCAGGCAGGCTTGACTTTTAGAAAGTGACAAACGCATTTACTTTTGAAAAGGCAACCTGCTACAGATGCATGAGACTAAGCAGCCCAGATCTTCATCTACCCTAACTTCATCATTAGAGACGAAAACATAGCCTCATCACACTGATAATACGTAAAGAACAGAAACGTTCAGAATTCAGTCCTTTAAGAGGTGGCACTTCTCATGGTACTTCTCCATGATCCAGAAGATACACCTTCTGGTGGAAAATCTACTTCATGCTGAGGTTAGTACAGCTGGCCTGAAGAATATTTGAAACAACActaatttgcatttttaccatcctCCGGATCTCTGCAAAGAGGGCAGGGCTGAAGCAGCATACAAATGCTTTCAGTCTCGAACGCAGCCTGAGGAGACTTCCCAGCAGGAAACCCAAGGATGTGATCTCCCAAGGACTCAAACGTGAGGCAGACAGAATACTCACAGGCGCAATACTGGGCTACAAGGCTGCCCAGGCCCAAGCAGAGACAGCCCACCGGCGCGGGAAGGATTGGGGTGGCCCTAAGACCACTTAAAGCATCCTCGCAATCAGCCTCCTGTACTAACGAGTCGTACCACACCCCTGCAGATGGTCTCACACGAACCAGGGCAGATTTCTCCAGCACATCTTTGATCCAAAACGTTAGGCGATGCCCTCTGTCCACATTACAAACCCAAAAGGGCAGACACGCACAGGCACTGCTGTCCCCTTTGCAAGTGGGCGCCGGTGCCAGGTGCTCTGTAGCCTCCATACCTgctgtccctccttcccttttaCTGCATTAACCTAAGCCCAGCTCTCTTTAACCCTTACGATGCAAGTGCAAAATAACCCAGCACAACAGACGTAATATAAATCAAAAGCACGGAACCCCGGTGACATTGCAGCTTTCTAGCTGGGACCTACTgataaaccaaaagaaaatcaagaaacTCAAGCATCACTAACAACCTTAAGTTGTGCTTTCTTTGCCTTATTTCTTTACTTCTcacattttccctttaaaattatCATAGGATGGTATTGATTGGAACTTTGCAATCCTACTACAGAGCAGTTTTTCGTTCATTTTAATCCTATAATCCGATTCCAGACCTGAAGTCATATTTACTGTTCGTATTTTAATCATTATGGTCCCTGTTGACAAAACAGTTACTCATTCTTTGCGTATCCTTGTTGCACGGGGACAAAATATGAATGAAACAACTGAAAAGGGGTTAGATTAGTATAAGATATGTTATTCTAATATTATGGTTTCTCCTAAAATATGGCAAAAAGTAACCTGACATTTCAAATACCAGTTCTGAAGAATGCTATAATACACACTAacatcagtaaaaataaaaatgattagtTTTGTTGTAAATTGAATGCATTAGGCACATTCACTGTGATAATGGcttaaaatgtaactgaaattttatatagaaatgactgtattgatttaattttcagttcaGTATCAGATCTACTACAAAGACACTATGAGAGCaactgctgctttcttcttcacTTTAACCCATACTCAAAGATATAAAAGTGAAAGTCATGACAAGGCAGGGCTATTTTGAAACGCTAGCAGAAAGATTcgcaaatgctttttttgtgggTACCGCTGGGCAGCAATAGCGAGGGATGCTCTCAGCACACATTCTGGAAACATCTGGCTCTGTGCTGAAGTGGGTACCACATTGAAGCGACTTCTACACCAGTAATGGCACCCACAGCCTGAACAACCCTAAATGAGAATGATAACTGCAGTTATTTCTtgtgatggagaaaaaaataaaaacaaatgcatataTCGTAGAAATTGGGATTTCAGCTTTTACAGACTGACTGTAATTAGAAATGCAAGCACTGTGCAATGTCTAATCACTAAGAAATGACAAAGTTGTTCTTATGTGATTACTACTGAATAATCACTGATCTATGATTCTTAATTGATTTAATGTAATGTATGTATTTTCTAGGAAAGGAAGATTCTATTGAAATGACTTCACTGGACTAAACCAGTGTAAACAGTTTATTAAAGTCTTATTGTGATATTCCTTTTCCTTATTACGATGCTCACCAACCATGTAATTCTAATGTCTCAGACCCCACAGTCTTTAGTCTTACAGAACTTCTATCGACTTTAACTAGACTTCTGCGTGAAGGCAGACTTGCCAGATCAGGCCCATAAAGTGCTAAAAGAGCAGGATTAAATTGCTAAAAGTATAAGTATTCCTAACTTGATTATTTGAGAGTGCAAGCAACCAGAAGATAATATCACATGGCAAATCAGGTACCAACTCCTGGATATAGCATTCATCTTTACATCTTTTTCTCATGGATGCTGAACTATGGGGCTTCTTAGCTATCTGACTGCCAGACTGAAAACAGGGTTTTAGTAAGAGCAAACTTCTGAAACTCAACCTGACAACTTACACTGATGCATCAGAAGAGATGTCCGGAAAGATTGGCAGGTATAACATCAGCTTTTCCTACATCCGAGGATCTTTGCAATACCTAGACCAGACAGCTTTATTAATAAGGCATTGTGCTGGGTCTTAATGGCTCTGGATTCAGGTCATGGCTTTTCCATAGTTTCCTTTGTAACCTTGGGCAGCTGGTTTAAAAAGTCATCTTTATAACTATTGAGCGGGTCTGAATACCATACATTCTCCCCTGCAGGGAATGTATTCATTGGTATTTAATTTTCAGCAAGATTCGAAAGTCTAGGTTCCTTAGCAATTTCAATCATCTCACTCTTCACTTTGCAGTGTTTCAGTCCTCTCACTTGATGATTTGCATTTCTTGATTTGTTGGATTATCATCgtattattattactttagaTTCTGGGGCAGCAGCTCTGTACCCCCCAAATGGCTTTGTCCATGCATATAGACTTTGTCATTATGTTTTTAGATATGAACACCGCTGTAAATATCTATGCTTGAGTCACAAAATCGAGAGCGCTTGACACCTCCCATGACTAAGCGATGCTTTCTTGGGTGTTTTGCATGAAGATCACCGAGACAGTCCGGCGGATGAAGACTACAAGTGTTTGGCCATTTCAGTACTGATCTGATAGATCTACTTCCAGATGAGGGTTCCCAACTTCTCGGTTAAGGCCAAAATTATGATCTTCACCTTCTCTGTTCACTTAAAGAACTTTTTTCTGTCCGGATGTGACAGAGCTTGATTAACTGGTTGTGTTAAACATGCCAGGTTGTTGGCACTGCAATAACACCTCTAAGACAGCTCTgctcttctttctctgctttccaggAAAGCCCATCTTAAATTTCAAGGCACACTGTAACATCTACATCATGACTTCCTAAGGAAAAGGAGTTTCTTTAGTGGACTATAACACTGTTTAATGTACATGCTACCAAAGACAAAGATACACATTGTTTTCAtaccaggaaaataatctgaatagactaatacagaattaatattttacagGAGCAAATGGGTATCTGCTAGTGCTTTGAATGCATCCATTTGTGGGACTTACTCTGCATCAGCAGTGGTCAGAGTAACCACTATTTACTAGGGGAGAGAGAAGGCTCGTGCTGCAGTGCAGCTCCACATTTCTCGTCATAAGATGACATTTCTCATGCAGGATCTTTCCCCACAAGATGGGATCTCGAGCTAGATCCTTCCTCACTGTGGCGCAGGGTGGACAGACCTGCTTCTCTTTCCCATAATCCCTCTTCCTGCAATGCTTCTGGAGTTGGAGGTCAGGCTGGTCTCTTAGAGAGGGACTGAGGAAGAAACGATTCATTCTTGGCAAGAGCTCTATCCATTAGCAAAAGCTTCAAAAACATGGAAGCGTCCTTATGTGTGGCTGTGTTTCAGGTGCCCACTCTCAAAAGCAAACTTGATGCTCTGAATCCCAAGGGGCCAAGGGGCCAGAAATGTCATGCCTGAAGATTAAGAATCCACTGCATTAAGTGCTTAAATTGCTAGCGCAGAGTTAGACATCCCAGGAATGGTGTTTTACTAGCCAGCTTGCTCACTGTTGCCTGCACAAGGCAACAGTGAAGAGGTATCAGCAAAAAGAGGGGACCCTGAAACTGAACTTACGAATGGATGTCCCTACAAAACTGTGATCTAGCACCCTCCATCCCTTCACTCAAGTAAGCACCTGCTAAGCGCTATAGCTAAGCTAAGTGGGAAAACTATACAAGTCATGGATGGTGACTGCCTTGTGGAGAACAACCCAGCGCACCTGCAGCTGGATACCTACTAAGGGAAGGATCCTTCCCCACTACAACACCCACCACTCGGGAGATAAACCTCTGGCTAAGAGGTGTTCTGGAAAGGGCCCAGCCTGTGCCCCTTGCTGCTGTGGGGAACCCAGCAGCCGGGTGGGCAGAGATCCTGCAGGCACCAGGCAAAGGGCAGAGCAACCATCCATGCAGCACATGCAAACGCTCCCACTCCCCAGGGGCAAAACCCCAGCTCTGCTTCCTCAGTGGCAGCCTGAGCTAATAAATGTGTGGCTCACACTTTTATTAAGAGGATTTCAGGACTCTGGATGATGGAATGGAAGTACTCCACATACATACAGCTTCGAGGTCCCAACTAGTTCAGCCTCAACATCTCCCTGCTCAGCTTACCAGTGCTACGGCTCCTCCAACACAAGGTGCCTGGTGTTTCTCCATCACCGAGCAGGAAGGATAGGCGCACAGCTCAGCAAAGCACCCGCACCTCAGGGATTACAATACCCAGGAGGTCTAAACCTTGCCCCTTGCTTTATCAGCCTCTGGTAACAACTTGTACAAAATCCCACTTCGGTACACCGTAGcaagtttttggtttgttttctcctgttctgTTTTGCGTGGTACTTAAAAGTCTTAGCTGAGAGAAGCGTATGTTAGGACCCATATAGGAACCTAAAGTAAAAGTAAAGCCTGGATGTGCAGGTGACAGGACAGGGACTTCTGCGGAACTTCAGTGCACGAACAGCAGTTCCTTAACTATCTTTTTTAGCACAGGACTGAAATCCATGACAAACTTCGAAGCCTGCTCTAGCTCCCGGTTAGTACAGCCTACAGACGCAGGAGAAAGTCCAAACTTCTGCTCATCAAAGCCCAGAGGGCTTTGCTGTGAATATGGCCTCGTATATCATCTACCAGAGAGCTGAGTGTTTTCCATGGTGTAATCTGCTTCTGTAAAGAAATGTAGGTGTCACACTTATCAGCAGCGTTTTGCTTGTGGGCCACAAAAAAGTACTGAAATACCACCATTTGGGCATTTAAAATAAGAagtaatttcaagaaaaaagaaaacatgacctTATGCCATGGATCACGGGGCTATGATCTGACACGGGTCAGAGCTGTGAATTTTCAGGCTAACCTATTCAAGTATTAAACTTTTTTTGGTAAAGCACTTGAATTATTTGTAACAAGACATGATAAATTCATCCAATATGCCACTGCTTCTGAGAGAAAACAGGCATTAAAACATAGCCATATATCCTATTAACTAGCATATCTCCCTGTTTAGTAAGGAAATGTCATCACATTTGTTACAAAGGCAAACAGCAACATACCAAAAGAGGATCcaatttttctaaataaataaatcaatgatGTGTCAAAAATTAACAGATGAGTTAATATACCCGATGTTATCAAAACCAGATGGTGCTTCATAATATTCATCCTGTTCAGTCAAACCCTGAATATATTCTGGACCATCAGTATATAAAATAGGATGCTGCTATTTGTGATGGCAAACAAAAGCAATCATGCCTGCCAAGCACATACTATAACAGGCAGCATTTCAGCTCTGCTAGACAGAAAGTAATTAGAATGCTTTTAATGTCCAAAAGAATGATGCTGATAGGCTGCCACAGATGTGTAgatttatgaatatttatatgGTGGTTTATAGCTGACACTTTTATCAGTTGAAGAAGATAAAATATCTGCCTGACTCAAAAGCTTGACAGTCAGGTTAATAAAATCTCATTAAAGAGAATGACCTATGCAATTATATAGGATTTATTGTAATTCATTTTTGATTGTACTCTGCTTAAAGATGCAATTTCCCATTTCCTGATGCCAAATTTAGGTTGCATATCAAGATCTACGTGGTTTTTAACTCCAAGCCATCACTAGAAGAAAGATAGGCGTTCAGCATCTCGGTATCTtacacctttaaagaaaaaaaataataaaataatctgaTCTCCTGTTCCCCACTGCATCTTATGAAGACGGTGCAGGCAAGCAGCCGATCTATTTTCCTTCCGTTAAAATCACCATCTCTTCAGCAGCAGCCTCTCCATTACCAGCAgctccctccagcagccagccccagcccaccgccctccccggccgcgacggcggcggggcggccggcccgGGGCTCCCCCCCGCTCTCCGCCCCGCAGACGGCGGCGGCGCTCCCACAGCTGCGAATCGCCCGGCGGGCGCTTGCCCCGCCAAGTCGCGAGCGGCTGTCGGCACAGCCCCGACGGCGGCCGCgatcccccccgcacccccgccgccccgggggtgATGCCTGccgggcagcggccccggccccgacggcggccccgcccgcccccgggaaCTTTAGCGATGCCCGACCGACGGGCGGCCCCAGCCGCTCGCCCCGTCCCCCACCCCGCGTCCAGCCCCGGGGCGCCCGGCGCCGCCAGCCCCGACGGGAGGGTCCCCtcggggggccgagccccccgccagccccctgggagaggggtgtgtgtgggtgaggggggcagcccgcagcccccatCCCGCTCCCGCCTGCTGCAAAGTGCCCCGCGAAGTTGCGCGGCGGAGGAGAGGAGTTGCGGGTACCTGCGCTcagctccgcgccgccgccccccgccgccgccgggcagggGCCGTAGCGGCCCGAGGAgctcggggccggcggcggcggcggcggcggcgggcgggggtggccctgggcagcgccgggggcggcggcggggcgggcgggcccgtTCGGGAAGGGGCCGTGCGGCGCGTAGGGCAGCAGCTCGGCGGCGGCGTGCGGGAAGGGctgccccgctccgcgcccgcggggcACCTCCACCATGGTGGGTCTCTCGTAGCGCTTGGCCAGCGCCGCCCGCTTCCCGGGGAAGGTCTTCAGGACGCTGTAGGGGCCCCGCTGCTTGTagattttgggggtgctgggcccctcCTCTGCCGGCTGcatctcctcctccatcctccgccgcctcccccggcccggcgcggccccgctcccgggctGTGtctgccgccgccgcggctcgTCTCTGTGGCACGGCggagccccggcgcggcggggcgccggCCTGATTGACAGGCGGCCGCGCCAATGCCTGGAGGGAGACGGGCGGCGACCGGCAAGTGTTTAGGGTAATCTCTGCTAAtggcagcggggcggggaggcgggccCTGGCGGGGCCGCcaccgcccccggcacccccccgcGGGGGCAGGTGAGCCGCCGGGCGCCGGCGCGGGGGACGAGCGGCCGCGGAGCCCCCCGACTTCTGCCCGGCTCGGCACGACCCGCCGGAGCCGCGGgtaccgccccgccccgcgctgcgcggggcgcggagccgccgcgaAAACTTTGTGGCCCCTCCGCCgggcgcggagccccgccgcgggggccccgccggccgcccggccccctcccctcctctcccctccccgcacGGAGCGAGCGGCGGGCCCGCCTCCCCGGTTATTAGGGACGAAATAAATAATGccataaataaaagtatttgggAGTCCAGGACCTGTCAGAGTTGATTAGGGCACAgaggacattttctttctcattatgcAAAAGCATTTCATGGCGAAATAAAAGAGGTTTCGCTGTAACTCATGCATGTCAGATTTCCAGGAATCCGGGAGATTAATCACATTTAACATTATTTGCAACGTcgtgtcccccccggcccccccgcccgctTTTTGCAAACTGCTTAAATGAGGCGGACACGTGGGGCGAAGCCTcgtccctctccccgccgcctccccctgcccgccgcctccctctccccgccgcctccTTCCCAGACCCTTTCAGGGACGGTTAAGAAATAATGAAACGCTGGTGAAAGACAGGAAGAGAATGAGATGCCATCGAGAGACGTTTCTGAGAAATGGTGGAGATCTGGGTGAGATGGGAGACAGCTGAAACTGAATGAtatgttgaagaaaaataaacgATAACAAACCGCTCACTCGCTCTCCCCATTCTTTTCTGCGAGGCAATTTTATATTTTGCATTAACATTTCCCTTCTTCTGTCCCACttctctcctgcttctgctgctaTAATTTATCAGGATTACAATAAGCCCTCTGGCTTTTGGAAGTAAAATTACAGAACACCTTAGTTATATTTAAGCGATGGCGGTGGGAAATCATTCCTCTGTCATCACGTGGCGTTTCGGCTACTTATTGTGGTCATCGCTCTCCCatttcagctttatttatttagtcGGAGTTGGGCTTGCTGGAAATGAAAAGCGAGCCTTCTCTACTGATATAATTAACTCCCGTGGTCTTCGGCTGCTGTCCTGCAGAAAAGTCGAGCTAACTTCTACAAGCCGGGCATTTCTTTCATGTAGGGCATAGAAGGAGCTAGGCTCTTTccgattttgatttttttgacaAGTAGAATAAATCGATTCCTTGTAGCAGCCAAAAGCCTCTAAGTAAAGGCTAGTGTAATAGAAATCACTATTTTACTTAAGCAAAATCAATCATaagtctttttgttttctgattgaCTCTTTGATCgcctgtgctttaaaaaaaaaatcgtactGTAATgcaaaagagagaatgaaaataaGCGTGAGGGAAACTCTGCTTCCACTCAGAAATGGAATGTGTCCTCCACCTGGTCTCATCTGACTGGCCTCTGCCACAGCCGTGGCCAGCAGCTGTCTGAGGCCAGTACGGTAATAAAATTGTGTAAAGTTAGTATTAGGCTGTTAACAGTTAGATTCAAATAAACAGCCAAAATTTACCCCTCGGTTGTCAACTACATTCCTAGGAGCTGACTACTCTTTGGTGTTGATGCCCACCCCTCTGCTCCTGGTGGAGGTAACAACCCTTGCCTCCCATGAGCCTTGTACGAACAGAGAAAACTGGGGTTGGCACGTCACGTCCTCCAAGCTGCCTCCTTTATCTGGGGTCCCTGCAGCTCATCAGGCAGATGCTGGGTCTCTATGGTCATAAAGACAGAAGCAGATCTGGGGTTAACAGGGTCCAAAGCCACTGAAATGAGGTGGGGACCTCAGCCAGGAGGAACATGGAATACCTATTTTATACACTGAATTTCTTTCTGCTGAGGTTTTTGACAGTGCCCATCATTGGACTACCAAAATGCCCCTTCAGTTGCCTTCAGGAAGTCTTGGCTTTTGCTCTGCTCTCTATGATTCTCCTGGGTATGTAGACCTAAAAAATGTGCTgagtcttttttccccccacttgccTTCTATGGGTCTTTCCCTGAGCTTCAGACAAGGGACACTGGTGCCGTGGCCCAAAGGCTGTGCATTGTGCCTAACTTGaggggctgctgcagctcagtCCTGTGGAGCAAAAGTGTTTAAACCTGGTGGTCAC
This window encodes:
- the BEND4 gene encoding BEN domain-containing protein 4, with product MEEEMQPAEEGPSTPKIYKQRGPYSVLKTFPGKRAALAKRYERPTMVEVPRGRGAGQPFPHAAAELLPYAPHGPFPNGPARPAAAPGAAQGHPRPPPPPPPPAPSSSGRYGPCPAAAGGGGAELSAESRMILDAFAQQCSRVLSLLNCGGKLLDNNHSQSMISCIKQENPNYSERQEQCQLGKMVHSQTSDILDIEMQYMQKKQQTSAFLRVFTDSLQNYLLSGSFPSQNTSSVNDFSHLADVDPLSTSPVHTLGGWTSPATSESHGHPSSSTLPEEEEEEEEEGYCPRCQELEQEVISLQQENEELRRKLESIPVPCQTVLDYLKTVLQHHNQLMVPQPTDHPTEGSKQLLNNYPVYITSKQWDEAVNSSKKDGRRLLRYLIRFVFTTDELKYSCGLGKRKRSVQSGETGPERRPLDPVKVTCLREFIRMHCTSNPDWWMPSEEQINKVFSDAVGHARQGRAVGTFLHNGNSYYEGTDHPGSQDEVFNRGMQDGSGD